In the Alteromonas sp. M12 genome, one interval contains:
- a CDS encoding PatB family C-S lyase — translation MQFDDVIDRSATHAFKWEKYKGTDILPMWVADTEFASPKAIQTALAQRVEHGLFGYTLPAQYTPANDAVVRWLKEQHDWQIDPQWIVWTPGVVPAFNVACKAYCEAGDSVMIQTPNYPPLRAAPGISGLNRIEIDSVEIDGRWTLDFAQLEEQASDPKCKLFIICNPMNPVGSVLSEAELTKIAQICNKYDVKLCSDEIHCDLVLDESKKHLPAGNFAGLEHNSITLMAASKTFNVAGLGTSFAIIPDSKLRAEFVVGMQGFIPWANVMGLVATEAAFTLCDQWHSELLDYLRANLAYVEQQVEQIEGLRLLKVEATFLAWIDASGLGLDNPQSYFESKGVGPSPGVDFGNKQFVRINFGCPKSMLEEAFNRLKS, via the coding sequence ATGCAGTTTGATGATGTCATCGACAGGTCCGCTACTCACGCATTCAAATGGGAAAAATACAAAGGGACAGATATCTTACCTATGTGGGTTGCAGATACTGAATTTGCGAGCCCTAAGGCGATACAAACAGCTCTTGCACAACGTGTGGAGCACGGCTTGTTTGGGTATACTTTGCCAGCACAGTATACGCCGGCAAATGACGCTGTTGTGCGTTGGTTAAAAGAGCAACACGATTGGCAAATTGATCCTCAGTGGATTGTCTGGACACCTGGTGTTGTGCCTGCTTTCAACGTAGCGTGCAAAGCTTATTGTGAGGCGGGGGATTCGGTGATGATTCAAACACCTAATTACCCACCTTTAAGAGCTGCTCCGGGAATTAGTGGACTAAACAGAATTGAAATCGATAGCGTTGAGATTGACGGTCGATGGACTCTGGATTTTGCGCAATTAGAAGAACAGGCGAGTGATCCTAAGTGCAAGTTGTTTATCATATGTAACCCTATGAATCCTGTTGGCTCGGTATTGAGTGAAGCTGAACTCACTAAAATTGCGCAAATTTGCAATAAATATGACGTCAAGTTGTGTTCAGATGAAATTCATTGTGATTTAGTCCTAGATGAATCGAAAAAGCATTTGCCTGCTGGGAACTTCGCTGGATTAGAGCACAACTCAATTACGCTGATGGCCGCGAGTAAAACCTTTAACGTTGCAGGTTTAGGCACATCGTTTGCGATTATTCCTGATAGTAAATTACGCGCTGAATTTGTAGTGGGTATGCAAGGGTTTATCCCTTGGGCAAATGTTATGGGACTGGTAGCAACCGAAGCTGCATTTACTTTATGCGACCAATGGCATTCTGAATTACTCGATTATTTGCGCGCAAATTTAGCCTATGTCGAGCAACAGGTAGAGCAAATTGAAGGGCTTAGATTGTTAAAAGTGGAAGCGACCTTTCTGGCTTGGATAGATGCCAGTGGGTTAGGCTTAGACAACCCACAATCTTATTTTGAAAGTAAAGGAGTAGGACCCTCA
- a CDS encoding response regulator produces the protein MHRILVIDDDQITLELIQLILEEFVEGEVITINSAVDAVRYIDKNDMNKIDLVICDWQMPEHDGIALLKTVRSKRQDLPFLMVTGTATRDLVMSAKKAGASEFIAKPFKNHDLTDRVAKLLK, from the coding sequence ATGCACAGAATACTTGTAATTGACGATGATCAAATTACCTTGGAATTAATACAGCTGATTTTAGAAGAGTTTGTTGAAGGTGAGGTTATTACCATAAACAGTGCCGTTGATGCTGTGCGTTATATAGATAAAAATGACATGAATAAAATTGATTTAGTTATCTGTGATTGGCAAATGCCGGAACACGATGGTATTGCGTTGTTGAAAACGGTTCGTTCGAAACGTCAGGACTTGCCATTTTTAATGGTGACAGGAACAGCAACCAGAGATCTTGTTATGTCTGCTAAAAAAGCCGGCGCCTCAGAATTTATTGCTAAACCATTTAAAAATCATGACTTAACCGATAGAGTAGCGAAATTGCTAAAATAA
- a CDS encoding DUF2892 domain-containing protein — MKQNVGILDTAIRSILALAFLAMAVEGLYGTTISIVLGVIGAALFYTSSFGFCLLYKLLGIDTYPDFRDDSYHPE, encoded by the coding sequence ATGAAACAAAATGTTGGCATATTAGATACAGCAATTCGTTCAATTTTAGCACTTGCATTTTTGGCAATGGCGGTTGAAGGTTTATACGGTACCACAATAAGCATTGTATTAGGTGTAATTGGCGCAGCATTATTTTATACCAGCAGTTTTGGATTTTGCTTACTGTATAAATTACTTGGAATTGATACATACCCTGACTTCAGAGATGACTCTTATCATCCAGAATGA
- a CDS encoding DNA polymerase II produces MQHIPQKGFILTRKVVERNGCACIEFWLSTEQGPVKIITDQQKPVMFIANYDVSRARALLNQSGIALEFKSVKLKTFEQTSVNALYFATTGPFYRARDILAAAKITAFENDIRMPDRYMMERFICAGAYFTGEVQNEQSEATSGYISLKNARLKPADYIPKLTLVSLDIECSMDGELYSIGLSSGDFKQVIMIGQPEDNQDWLIWVEDEKRLIEQLNLSITHLDPDLIIGWNIINFDFKVLTQRANKLNVRLRLGRDGSDVYWRESRNDSNQAFMNIAGRVVIDGIDSLKTATYHFDSFSLENVAQALLGEGKDTTDVDNRVAAITHDFNHNKLKLAKYNLQDCVLVERIFEHTNLISYLLLRSQLTGLELDKIGGSVAAFINLYLPKLHRSGYVSPNRPANGGLASPGGYVMDSFPGLYKNVLVLDFKSLYPSIIRTFKIDPLGLVEGLLEPENAIPGFRGGLFSRDKHFLPDIITSLWRQRDEAKRQQDTARSQAIKIIMNSFYGVLGSGGCPFYDTRLASSITMRGHEIMQTTAAWIEEKGYKVIYGDTDSTFVWLENTKGVEQALDIGKTLEREINQMWQQKIQQQLDLPCHLEIEFETLFSTFLMPTIRGAETGSKKRYAGLKYASGKQPELIFKGLETVRSDWTKLAKEFQPTLYRMVFANQDVSAYLLDVIRKIRSGECDEQLVYRKRLRQPLVQYTKNVPPHVKAARIADEQNKQLNKPLRYQNKGWISYVITLDGPQPVDYIHSALDYEHYIDKQIRPIAEGILPFINVSFEDITSDQLGLF; encoded by the coding sequence TTGCAACATATCCCGCAGAAAGGGTTCATACTCACTCGTAAAGTGGTTGAACGAAATGGTTGTGCCTGTATCGAATTTTGGTTGAGCACCGAACAAGGACCGGTAAAAATCATTACTGATCAACAAAAACCAGTGATGTTCATTGCAAATTACGATGTATCGCGCGCTAGGGCTTTGTTAAATCAATCGGGGATTGCGCTTGAATTCAAATCAGTAAAGTTAAAAACATTCGAACAAACTTCTGTGAACGCCCTGTATTTTGCAACTACTGGGCCTTTTTATCGCGCCAGAGATATTCTTGCCGCCGCAAAAATCACTGCATTTGAAAATGACATCAGGATGCCCGATAGATACATGATGGAGCGTTTTATCTGTGCTGGTGCTTATTTTACCGGCGAGGTTCAAAATGAGCAGAGCGAGGCAACGTCTGGCTATATTTCGTTGAAAAATGCTCGCCTCAAACCCGCTGATTACATTCCGAAACTAACCTTAGTGTCTCTTGATATTGAGTGCAGTATGGACGGCGAACTATATTCAATTGGACTATCTAGCGGCGATTTTAAACAAGTCATAATGATCGGGCAGCCGGAAGATAATCAGGATTGGCTGATATGGGTTGAGGATGAAAAACGTCTCATTGAACAATTGAATCTATCTATTACCCACTTAGATCCAGACCTTATTATTGGCTGGAATATCATTAACTTCGATTTCAAAGTGTTGACCCAAAGAGCCAACAAATTGAACGTGCGATTGCGTCTTGGGCGAGATGGAAGTGACGTTTACTGGCGTGAGTCGCGAAATGATAGTAACCAGGCGTTTATGAATATTGCTGGACGAGTGGTCATTGATGGTATCGATAGTTTGAAAACAGCGACTTACCATTTTGATAGTTTTAGTTTGGAAAATGTCGCTCAAGCATTACTTGGAGAGGGAAAAGACACCACTGATGTGGATAATCGTGTTGCCGCTATTACCCATGATTTTAATCATAACAAACTAAAATTAGCTAAATATAATCTGCAAGATTGTGTGTTAGTGGAAAGAATCTTTGAGCATACCAACTTAATTAGTTATTTACTGTTACGAAGCCAATTAACTGGGCTGGAACTGGATAAAATTGGTGGTTCTGTAGCTGCCTTTATTAATCTCTATCTGCCTAAACTCCATCGTTCTGGGTATGTATCGCCCAATCGACCCGCAAATGGCGGGTTAGCAAGTCCTGGCGGATATGTAATGGACTCATTTCCTGGCTTATACAAAAACGTATTGGTACTCGATTTCAAGAGTCTTTACCCTTCTATCATCCGTACTTTCAAAATCGACCCACTAGGTTTAGTGGAGGGGTTACTTGAGCCGGAAAACGCTATTCCGGGCTTTCGTGGCGGTTTATTTTCGAGGGATAAACACTTTCTTCCCGATATTATTACCAGCTTGTGGCGACAAAGAGATGAGGCAAAGCGTCAACAGGATACGGCTCGCTCGCAAGCAATTAAAATCATAATGAATTCGTTTTATGGTGTTCTGGGATCTGGTGGCTGTCCCTTTTATGACACACGCTTAGCAAGTTCAATCACTATGCGCGGCCATGAAATTATGCAAACCACCGCTGCATGGATTGAAGAAAAAGGTTACAAAGTCATTTATGGAGATACTGACTCTACTTTCGTTTGGCTAGAAAATACTAAGGGAGTAGAACAAGCGTTGGATATAGGAAAGACTCTTGAGCGAGAGATTAACCAAATGTGGCAACAAAAAATTCAACAGCAACTCGATTTGCCATGTCACCTAGAAATAGAGTTTGAAACCTTATTTTCAACCTTTTTGATGCCGACCATTCGGGGTGCTGAAACGGGCAGCAAAAAGCGCTATGCAGGTTTGAAGTATGCTTCAGGTAAACAACCTGAACTCATATTTAAAGGTTTGGAAACGGTTCGTTCTGATTGGACCAAACTTGCTAAAGAATTTCAACCAACCTTGTATAGAATGGTGTTTGCTAATCAGGATGTAAGTGCTTACTTGCTTGATGTGATTAGAAAAATAAGATCAGGGGAGTGTGACGAACAACTAGTATATCGAAAACGACTACGCCAACCTTTGGTCCAATACACGAAAAATGTGCCACCTCACGTAAAAGCTGCCCGTATTGCCGATGAGCAAAACAAACAGCTCAACAAACCACTTCGTTATCAAAACAAAGGCTGGATAAGTTATGTAATTACCTTAGATGGTCCTCAGCCTGTAGATTACATTCATTCAGCCTTAGACTATGAACATTACATTGATAAACAAATTAGGCCCATCGCAGAAGGTATTTTACCTTTCATAAATGTCTCCTTTGAAGACATCACTAGCGATCAACTGGGCCTGTTTTGA
- a CDS encoding diguanylate cyclase, with protein MKTQFSSVMVRGKFLYQFMRLIVAFITIGLTSLPSVAAPISMWQSPYNELISQKAKEPATTLQKLLENPPSVGQDSLQHAQHHSTLSMVYYSLSFPAKALKHARTALSFIDAKTQPWLFHMTKLNEAQALDFVGRPKEGLVGSSAALVWAELNNDVNLLVSALYVRGIIFNSLVDYQGALVDLQRAYELAPQSVLLSRGDVAGILALVYEYRREDALSIPFFEEAANFHQQNKNYLELSIALYGLGRANKNVGNRELGRSQLKQSQDLAEQVGDEQGVAYALKEIAGISLMENNFLEARSKLQQAFNIFEKSQNIYMLLDTSLSLLKVAIAEKNIENGKQYLAAAKSYIDPDNMPVQNISLEEMHARLLALEGRYPEAFEKLEATVSWKQRVLSQQSTQQLHSLRSKYEIEIKDRENKLLEQENRTQQISINDVETKNLQLLMLFGATLIICGLLIVLVYRTIQNRSKLEKLANVDGLTGLANRRHAFEILQQQIELASRHKFKLSVAIVDIDLFKKINDTFGHAAGDEVLTSFGGLCLDTFRQTDVIGRIGGEEFMIALPHTSLGDAEKTLKSLSHKVKQLPISFDLNGLSLSISTGLAEYAQGMTLECLMAQCDKALYQAKRGGRDKVVIFDEQDPSLLQLEL; from the coding sequence ATGAAAACTCAGTTTTCATCAGTGATGGTTAGAGGAAAATTTTTGTATCAGTTTATGCGACTTATTGTCGCCTTTATCACGATAGGGTTAACAAGCTTGCCGTCAGTTGCTGCACCCATCAGTATGTGGCAATCGCCCTATAATGAATTGATTTCACAAAAAGCCAAGGAACCGGCGACAACATTACAGAAATTGCTTGAAAACCCGCCATCAGTGGGACAAGACAGTTTGCAGCATGCTCAGCATCATTCTACTTTGAGTATGGTTTACTACTCGTTATCTTTTCCTGCTAAAGCATTAAAACACGCTAGAACCGCCCTTAGCTTTATCGATGCAAAAACCCAACCTTGGTTATTTCATATGACGAAGCTCAACGAAGCACAGGCTTTGGATTTTGTGGGCAGACCTAAAGAGGGTTTAGTCGGCAGCAGTGCCGCGTTAGTTTGGGCCGAATTAAACAACGACGTTAATCTGCTAGTGAGTGCTTTATATGTAAGGGGCATAATTTTTAATTCATTAGTGGATTATCAAGGAGCATTAGTAGACCTGCAACGAGCTTACGAACTTGCGCCGCAATCTGTACTGCTAAGCCGTGGAGACGTTGCTGGCATTTTAGCTTTGGTATATGAATATCGACGGGAAGATGCCCTTTCTATCCCATTTTTTGAAGAAGCCGCAAACTTTCATCAGCAAAATAAAAACTATTTGGAGCTGAGTATTGCGTTATATGGTTTGGGCAGAGCGAATAAGAACGTCGGTAACCGTGAACTAGGTCGCTCTCAATTAAAACAATCACAAGACCTAGCCGAGCAAGTAGGGGATGAGCAGGGAGTGGCATATGCTTTGAAAGAAATTGCGGGTATTTCTTTGATGGAAAATAATTTTTTAGAAGCAAGGTCGAAATTGCAACAGGCCTTCAATATTTTCGAGAAAAGTCAAAATATTTACATGCTTTTAGATACCAGTTTATCTTTGTTAAAAGTCGCTATAGCAGAAAAGAATATTGAAAACGGGAAACAATATTTAGCAGCCGCCAAATCTTACATCGATCCAGATAATATGCCGGTACAAAATATCTCGCTTGAAGAAATGCATGCCCGTCTATTGGCATTAGAAGGTAGGTACCCAGAGGCATTTGAAAAGCTAGAGGCAACAGTATCTTGGAAACAACGTGTTTTGAGTCAACAAAGTACCCAGCAATTACACAGTTTGCGGTCTAAATATGAAATCGAAATTAAGGATCGGGAAAATAAACTATTAGAACAAGAAAACCGCACACAGCAAATTAGCATCAACGATGTGGAAACTAAAAATTTACAGTTATTAATGCTATTTGGAGCAACTTTAATCATATGTGGTTTATTGATTGTATTGGTGTATCGCACTATCCAAAATCGAAGCAAATTGGAAAAGTTAGCGAATGTAGACGGTTTAACTGGATTGGCCAATCGTCGCCATGCTTTTGAGATACTACAACAACAAATTGAGTTGGCCAGTCGACATAAATTTAAATTGTCAGTGGCTATTGTTGATATCGATTTGTTTAAAAAAATAAATGACACCTTTGGTCATGCTGCTGGTGACGAGGTGTTAACCAGTTTTGGTGGCTTATGTTTAGATACTTTCCGACAAACTGATGTTATAGGTAGAATTGGCGGTGAAGAGTTTATGATCGCATTGCCGCATACATCCCTTGGTGATGCTGAAAAAACCCTTAAAAGTTTGTCCCATAAGGTTAAACAACTACCGATTTCATTTGATCTAAATGGACTCAGTCTATCTATCTCTACCGGTTTAGCCGAATATGCTCAAGGCATGACACTAGAGTGTTTAATGGCGCAATGCGATAAAGCCCTTTATCAAGCGAAACGAGGGGGGAGAGATAAGGTTGTGATTTTTGATGAGCAAGATCCATCATTACTGCAATTAGAATTATAA
- a CDS encoding phosphoglycerate mutase family protein produces the protein MIKLLYAVLLLLPLNGYCYDLYLVRHFEKQSGGTDPGLTQQGQLRAEALADYLMPKNIQHIYSTKYHRTKQTAQPFSQRSGLDVQFYSPKQLTAFAQSIKALQTNVLIVGHSNTTPELISALGGVATKIDESEYGELFILQICDDRVNTKSIFISAP, from the coding sequence ATGATAAAATTGTTGTATGCAGTGTTACTTTTATTGCCACTAAATGGCTACTGTTATGACTTGTATCTGGTTCGCCATTTTGAAAAACAATCTGGTGGCACCGATCCTGGATTGACTCAACAAGGTCAGCTTCGTGCTGAAGCCCTTGCTGATTATTTAATGCCGAAAAATATTCAACACATTTATTCAACTAAGTATCACCGAACCAAGCAGACAGCCCAGCCTTTCTCACAACGATCAGGACTAGATGTGCAATTCTACTCGCCTAAGCAACTGACAGCTTTTGCTCAGAGTATCAAGGCACTGCAAACTAATGTGCTGATAGTCGGTCACAGTAATACGACTCCTGAGTTAATTTCTGCGTTAGGGGGCGTTGCTACTAAAATTGATGAAAGTGAATATGGTGAACTGTTTATTTTGCAAATCTGTGATGATCGTGTAAACACCAAAAGTATATTTATCTCAGCGCCTTAA
- a CDS encoding DUF2797 domain-containing protein, protein MPTYSGNIRKMRGQAEIGSTVEYSLPIGDSHISMNPLIGTALKVSYQGVINCVHCNTKTKKSFNQGYCYRCLMKLAQCDTCIIKPETCHYEQGTCREPQWGEDNCMNDHFVYLANTGTLKVGITRHVSDGVSSRWIDQGATQAIPILRVKNRLLSGLVETVIKQHIADKTNWRAMLKEHPKEADLIAMREHLFGLVEMELDDIGSQYGLQAISLIDMPAIDIQYPVSEYPSKIKSINLDKEFEFEGVLNGIKGQYWMLDNDRVINMRKYSGYHLDITTN, encoded by the coding sequence ATGCCCACTTATTCTGGAAATATTCGCAAAATGCGCGGTCAAGCTGAAATTGGCTCTACGGTTGAATATAGTTTACCTATTGGTGATTCGCACATCAGCATGAATCCATTAATTGGAACCGCGCTGAAAGTAAGCTATCAGGGCGTGATTAATTGTGTCCATTGCAATACAAAAACCAAAAAAAGCTTTAATCAAGGCTATTGTTATCGCTGTTTAATGAAACTAGCTCAGTGCGATACTTGTATAATCAAACCTGAAACTTGCCATTATGAGCAAGGAACGTGTCGTGAACCCCAATGGGGGGAAGACAACTGCATGAACGATCATTTTGTGTATCTAGCCAATACCGGCACCTTAAAAGTGGGGATTACTAGGCACGTTAGCGATGGTGTTTCAAGCCGCTGGATCGACCAAGGAGCAACTCAAGCAATACCTATTTTACGGGTAAAGAACAGGTTGCTCAGTGGCTTAGTTGAAACGGTAATTAAGCAACATATTGCCGATAAAACGAATTGGCGAGCGATGCTCAAAGAGCACCCTAAAGAAGCTGACTTAATTGCCATGCGAGAACACTTATTTGGTTTAGTGGAAATGGAATTAGATGATATTGGCTCACAATATGGGCTACAAGCAATCAGCCTAATCGATATGCCCGCAATTGACATTCAATACCCTGTGTCTGAGTACCCAAGTAAAATCAAGTCAATCAATTTGGATAAAGAATTCGAGTTTGAAGGTGTGCTAAATGGCATCAAGGGACAATACTGGATGTTAGATAATGATCGGGTGATTAATATGCGTAAATACTCAGGGTACCATTTAGACATTACAACCAACTAA